In the genome of Vicia villosa cultivar HV-30 ecotype Madison, WI linkage group LG7, Vvil1.0, whole genome shotgun sequence, one region contains:
- the LOC131616477 gene encoding probable ubiquitin-conjugating enzyme E2 33, with protein MADKACIKRLQKEYRALCKEPVSHIVARPSPSDILEWHYVLEGSEGTPFSGGFYYGKIKFPPEYPYKPPGISMTTPNGRFMTQKKICLSMSDFHPESWNPMWSVSSILTGLLSFMMDTSPTTGSVNTTTAEKQRLAKSSLSFNCKNATFRKMFPEYVEKYEQQQLSEQTASEQRVSSDARQDKSSNSVSERNSDSAGEDMKRVEGLKDMRRNKKQAFPTWMMLLLFSIFGVVMALPLLQL; from the exons ATGGCGGATAAAGCATGTATCAAGCGTCTTCAGAAGGAGTATAGAGCCCTTTGTAAA GAGCCAGTTTCCCATATCGTGGCCCGTCCTTCACCAAGTGATATTCTTGAGTGGC ACTACGTATTGGAAGGAAGCGAGGGAACACCTTTCTCAG gtggtttttactatgggaaaATCAAGTTTCCTCCAGAATATCCATATAAACCTCCTGGAATCAG CATGACAACACCCAATGGGAGGTTCATGACACAGAAAAAGATCTGTTTATCTATGAGCGATT TTCATCCTGAAAGTTGGAACCCAATGTGGTCTGTATCAAG CATACTTACCGGGCTTCTTTCATTTATG ATGGACACCAGTCCAACCACAGGCAGTGTAAACACCACTACTGCCGAGAAGCAGCGTCTTGCAAAATCTTCACTCTCTTTCAATTGCAAGAA TGCAACATTCAGGAAAATGTTCCCAGAGTACGTGGAGAAGTACGAACAGCAGCAGCTTTCTGAGCAAACTGCTTCTGAGCAGCGGGTATCATCAGACGCTCGTCAAGATAAAAGTTCAAATTCTGTTTCAGAAAGGAATTCAGACTCCGCAGGAGAAGACATGAAAAGGGTAGAGGGATTGAAGGACATGAGGAGAAACAAAAAACAGGCATTTCCAACATGGATGATGTTATTACTCTTCTCCATCTTTGGGGTTGTTATGGCATTACCTTTACTTCAGCTGTGA